The proteins below come from a single Mycolicibacterium sp. TY81 genomic window:
- a CDS encoding cellulase family glycosylhydrolase has protein sequence MTVSAGWYGVGGLAAAIIGAALTTGTAVAWADNEPGHDGASSPAASAASAAAHAGSDSSAPPTGRPARSAPPRSSGTRSPVRTKPAASSAGERSHRTAAPTTGASSSRPQTPSNPVVPKPKSAAKAASAAPAVTPQATSTSATTVAATLPSAATQAAPSAVPALPTNAAGWFQAVIYNPLHTGIQGWINSPLGQGVDGVINRLAGTYVIGNGRTGTATAPDGTAGGWLFGDGGAGWDSTDAAVRGGNGGAAGMVGNGGRGGSGGAGASGGAGGPGGMLMGIGGHGGAGGAQAGGTGGPGGKGGNGRGLLFGAGGGGGRGGDGADGGRGGNGGNGAFILGIGGGGGGAGNSGVGGSSTGLPALGGAGGNAGLLGNHGAVGKSGTGATLVQTGVNSSMLSVTPTGVWLTNSDGQVVLLHGFNEVYKLAPYDPAASGFSEDDAAFLAANGFNVVRLGVIWAGVEPQPGVYDTAYVDSIRQTVDMLAAHGIYTIIDMHQDLYSASLGGEGAPEWATKTGWLPNRSFGFPGSYYLNPAETAAWDGFWNNTTAANGIGLEDNYAKAWETVAAAVAGNTSVIGYDIMNEPFPGTSWLPTLLGSPFYATQQLTPMYNQVAAAIRAVDPNTALFVEPANPAVSEVPAILGLPIQLGTIDDAKVVLAFHDYCAGSATSSICGWLATQQAATAHAYGKANNIPVFMDEFGASHLPSDLRAEMNAADRYLMSWSEWAYSGVGDITTSGSTDGEAVVYDPALPPTGDNINTGNLQVLAAPYPQAVSGTPLKLSNANGAFTFSYSTAKADGSGNFAAGSLSAMSVPAIAYPNGYTVSVTGGHVVSAANAPTLVIASDADTGLVQVVVTAAP, from the coding sequence GCAGCACTCACCACCGGGACCGCCGTCGCATGGGCGGACAACGAACCCGGCCACGACGGGGCAAGCAGTCCCGCCGCCTCGGCGGCCAGTGCCGCGGCGCACGCCGGCAGCGACAGTTCAGCCCCGCCCACCGGCCGACCGGCGCGTTCCGCACCGCCCCGCTCGAGCGGCACCCGCTCCCCCGTCCGCACCAAACCTGCGGCGAGTTCGGCCGGTGAACGGTCGCACCGCACGGCCGCACCGACCACCGGCGCGTCGTCATCGCGACCCCAGACCCCGTCGAATCCCGTTGTCCCCAAACCGAAGTCAGCGGCCAAGGCGGCGTCCGCAGCGCCTGCGGTGACCCCACAGGCCACCAGCACCAGCGCCACCACTGTCGCCGCGACGCTCCCCTCCGCGGCGACACAGGCGGCGCCGAGCGCCGTGCCGGCCCTACCCACCAACGCGGCCGGGTGGTTCCAGGCGGTGATCTACAACCCGCTCCACACCGGCATCCAAGGCTGGATCAACAGTCCGCTAGGGCAGGGCGTGGACGGCGTCATCAACCGACTGGCCGGCACCTACGTGATCGGCAACGGCCGCACCGGCACCGCGACCGCACCCGACGGCACCGCGGGAGGATGGTTGTTCGGAGACGGCGGCGCCGGCTGGGACAGCACCGATGCCGCGGTCCGCGGCGGCAACGGCGGCGCGGCGGGCATGGTCGGCAACGGCGGGCGCGGCGGTTCCGGGGGCGCCGGAGCATCGGGCGGCGCCGGTGGCCCAGGCGGCATGCTGATGGGTATCGGCGGCCATGGCGGTGCGGGCGGTGCCCAGGCCGGCGGCACCGGAGGGCCGGGCGGCAAGGGCGGAAACGGGCGCGGTCTGCTGTTCGGCGCCGGCGGCGGTGGTGGCCGCGGCGGCGACGGGGCCGACGGCGGCCGCGGCGGGAACGGCGGCAACGGTGCCTTCATCCTGGGTATCGGTGGTGGCGGCGGCGGCGCCGGAAACAGCGGCGTCGGCGGCAGCTCCACGGGCCTGCCGGCGCTCGGCGGCGCCGGCGGCAACGCGGGCCTGCTGGGCAACCACGGCGCGGTCGGCAAGTCCGGTACCGGCGCCACCCTCGTGCAGACCGGCGTGAACAGCTCCATGCTGTCCGTGACGCCGACCGGCGTCTGGCTGACCAACAGCGACGGGCAGGTCGTCCTGCTGCACGGGTTCAACGAGGTGTACAAGCTGGCGCCCTACGATCCGGCGGCCAGCGGATTCAGCGAGGACGACGCCGCATTCCTGGCGGCCAACGGTTTCAACGTGGTGCGGCTCGGGGTCATCTGGGCCGGGGTCGAACCCCAGCCCGGCGTGTACGACACCGCCTATGTCGACTCGATCCGGCAGACCGTCGACATGCTCGCGGCGCACGGCATCTACACGATCATCGACATGCACCAGGACCTCTACAGCGCATCTCTCGGCGGCGAAGGCGCTCCGGAGTGGGCAACCAAGACCGGTTGGCTGCCCAACCGGAGTTTCGGTTTCCCCGGCAGCTACTACCTGAACCCCGCCGAGACCGCGGCGTGGGATGGCTTCTGGAACAACACAACTGCCGCCAACGGAATCGGCCTCGAGGACAACTACGCCAAGGCCTGGGAGACGGTCGCTGCCGCCGTCGCCGGCAACACCAGCGTCATCGGGTACGACATCATGAACGAACCCTTCCCGGGCACGTCGTGGTTGCCGACGCTGCTGGGGAGTCCGTTCTACGCGACTCAGCAGCTGACGCCGATGTACAACCAGGTGGCCGCCGCCATCCGGGCCGTCGATCCGAACACCGCGCTCTTCGTCGAACCCGCCAATCCCGCGGTGTCCGAAGTTCCCGCGATCCTCGGCCTACCCATCCAGTTGGGCACCATCGACGACGCGAAAGTCGTTCTGGCGTTTCATGACTATTGCGCCGGCTCGGCCACCAGCAGCATCTGCGGATGGCTGGCCACGCAGCAGGCCGCCACCGCGCACGCCTACGGGAAAGCCAACAACATCCCGGTGTTCATGGACGAATTCGGCGCCTCCCACCTGCCATCGGATCTGAGAGCCGAGATGAATGCCGCCGACCGGTACCTGATGAGCTGGTCCGAATGGGCCTACTCCGGTGTCGGTGACATCACCACCAGCGGCAGCACCGACGGCGAGGCGGTGGTCTACGACCCGGCCCTGCCGCCGACCGGCGACAACATCAACACCGGCAACCTGCAGGTGCTGGCCGCGCCGTATCCACAGGCAGTGTCCGGTACGCCGCTCAAGCTGTCAAATGCCAATGGCGCCTTCACTTTCAGTTACTCGACCGCCAAGGCGGACGGTTCGGGTAACTTCGCGGCCGGCTCGTTGAGCGCCATGTCGGTGCCGGCCATCGCCTACCCGAACGGGTACACCGTCAGCGTCACCGGCGGCCACGTCGTCTCGGCCGCGAACGCACCGACATTGGTGATCGCGTCGGACGCCGACACCGGTCTCGTTCAGGTCGTGGTGACCGCCGCGCCGTAG
- a CDS encoding histidine phosphatase family protein, translated as MAARRKLTTRASIAIAGTVCALPIAVASNPAQADAPNRAPTVVYIVEHGEPVFSDPTLPLSSNGIQYAKAVAKVLQDIRFNNVYASSALRSKQTVSYTAAARGLAVQQLPNADPSTPSAAAAEPLAQAVSSLPAGSVALVGGNTENIFRIMNLLGIPVVAGCGPDQQCVPCLDKTCFTPNDLSSIWQVTLHPGSPQGTRPAPTVQRIHPETPNTFNPPR; from the coding sequence ATGGCGGCACGACGCAAGCTCACAACCCGAGCTTCGATCGCGATCGCGGGCACTGTGTGCGCACTACCGATCGCGGTGGCGAGCAATCCCGCGCAAGCCGACGCACCCAACCGGGCGCCGACCGTCGTGTACATCGTCGAGCACGGCGAACCCGTGTTCTCCGATCCCACCCTCCCGCTGTCGAGCAACGGGATTCAATACGCGAAGGCCGTCGCCAAGGTCCTGCAGGACATCAGGTTCAACAACGTGTACGCATCGAGTGCGCTGCGGTCGAAGCAGACCGTGTCGTACACCGCCGCCGCGCGCGGACTGGCGGTTCAGCAGTTGCCCAACGCGGATCCCAGCACTCCGTCCGCCGCGGCCGCCGAACCGCTGGCCCAAGCAGTCTCGAGCCTTCCCGCCGGATCGGTCGCACTCGTGGGCGGCAACACCGAGAACATCTTCCGCATCATGAATCTCCTCGGCATTCCCGTGGTGGCGGGATGCGGCCCCGACCAGCAATGCGTGCCGTGCCTGGACAAGACGTGCTTCACACCCAATGACCTGAGCAGTATTTGGCAGGTGACGCTACATCCCGGCAGCCCACAGGGCACGCGCCCGGCCCCCACGGTGCAGCGCATCCACCCGGAAACCCCGAACACGTTCAATCCGCCGCGCTAG
- a CDS encoding pyridoxamine 5'-phosphate oxidase family protein, whose protein sequence is MSAEPNNHYHHLAFGPDALDRQQRNGSYLAYGRHTERADDGPQRLDDRELLMIRRADQFCLATVTPNGWPYLQYRSGPAGFVRYLPETDRLRFIDLPGNNQFVTLGNLAADDRLAMFFVDYPRRTRLKVFGRGTVIEDGPQREIEIAVEAFDWNCSRSIIPRFDREYLRELGEAYQARFDGREAELQAEIDALKARVAELEARSPHA, encoded by the coding sequence GTGTCCGCCGAACCCAACAATCACTACCACCACCTGGCATTCGGCCCCGATGCCCTGGATCGTCAGCAGCGCAACGGCAGCTATCTGGCGTACGGCCGGCACACCGAGCGCGCCGACGACGGACCGCAGCGCCTCGACGACCGCGAGCTGCTGATGATCCGGCGCGCAGACCAGTTCTGTCTGGCCACCGTCACACCCAACGGCTGGCCGTACCTCCAATACCGCAGCGGCCCAGCCGGATTCGTGCGGTACTTGCCCGAGACCGACCGGCTGCGCTTCATCGATCTGCCCGGCAACAACCAGTTCGTCACCCTGGGCAATCTGGCCGCCGACGACCGGCTGGCGATGTTCTTCGTGGACTACCCGCGACGCACCCGTCTCAAGGTCTTCGGCCGCGGGACCGTCATCGAGGATGGACCGCAGCGCGAGATCGAGATCGCGGTCGAGGCCTTCGACTGGAACTGCTCACGCTCCATCATTCCCCGCTTCGACCGCGAGTACCTGCGCGAACTCGGCGAGGCATACCAGGCCAGGTTCGACGGCCGCGAGGCCGAACTGCAGGCCGAGATCGACGCGCTCAAGGCACGGGTGGCGGAGTTGGAGGCGCGCTCACCCCACGCGTGA